The following are encoded in a window of Hippoglossus hippoglossus isolate fHipHip1 chromosome 23, fHipHip1.pri, whole genome shotgun sequence genomic DNA:
- the fbxl14b gene encoding F-box/LRR-repeat protein 14b: METHISCLFPEILAMIFSYLDVRDKGRVAQVCIAWRDASYHKSVWRGVEAKLHLRRANPSLFPSLQARGIRRVQILSLRRSLSYVIQGMPNIESLNLSGCYNLTDNGLGHAFVQEIPSLRVLNLSLCKQITDSSLGRIAQYLKNLEVLELGGCSNITNTGLLLIAWGLHRLKSLNLRSCRHVSDVGIGHLAGMTRSAAEGCLNLEYLTLQDCQKLTDLSLKHISKGLTKLRVLNLSFCGGISDAGMIHLSHMASLWSLNLRSCDNISDTGTMHLAMGTLRLSGLDVSFCDKIGDQTLAYIAQGLYQLKSLSLCSCHISDDGINRMVRQMHELRTLNIGQCVRITDKGLELIADHLTQLAGIDLYGCTKITKRGLERITQLPCLKVLNLGLWQMTESEKVR, translated from the coding sequence ATGGAGACGCACATTTCGTGCCTCTTCCCGGAAATTTTGGCCATGATTTTCAGCTATCTGGACGTGAGGGACAAAGGCAGGGTTGCCCAAGTGTGCATCGCTTGGAGGGATGCATCCTACCACAAGTCGGTGTGGAGGGGGGTGGAGGCCAAGCTGCACCTCCGCCGGGCCAATCCCTCCCTGTTCCCCAGCCTCCAGGCAAGGGGCATACGGAGGGTCCAGATCCTCTCGCTGCGCCGCAGCCTGAGCTATGTGATCCAGGGCATGCCCAACATCGAGTCCCTCAACCTGTCCGGCTGCTACAACCTCACAGATAACGGGCTGGGTCATGCATTCGTGCAGGAGATCCCATCACTGAGGGTTTTGAACCTGAGTCTGTGCAAGCAGATCACAGACTCCAGTCTCGGCAGGATAGCTCAGTATCTGAAGAACCTGGAGGTGCTGGAGCTTGGTGGCTGCAGCAACATCACCAACACTGGGCTTCTCTTGATAGCCTGGGGCCTGCATAGACTCAAGAGCCTCAATCTGAGGTCCTGCAGGCATGTCTCGGATGTGGGGATTGGACATTTGGCGGGCATGACCCGCAGCGCTGCAGAGGGCTGCTTGAACCTGGAGTACCTGACTCTCCAGGACTGTCAGAAACTGACGGACCTGTCACTCAAGCACATTTCCAAGGGGCTGACAAAGCTCCGGGTACTGAACCTGAGCTTCTGTGGGGGGATCTCGGACGCAGGGATGATCCACCTCTCCCACATGGCCTCTCTGTGGAGCCTCAACCTACGCTCCTGTGACAACATCAGCGACACGGGGACCATGCACCTCGCCATGGGCACCCTAAGGCTCTCTGGACTTGATGTGTCCTTCTGCGACAAGATCGGGGACCAGACCCTGGCGTACATCGCCCAGGGGCTGTACCAGCTCAAGTCGCTGTCCCTGTGCTCGTGTCACATTTCTGATGATGGGATAAACCGGATGGTGAGGCAGATGCACGAGCTGAGGACCCTGAACATTGGACAGTGTGTGCGCATCACGGACAAAGGGCTGGAGCTCATAGCGGACCACCTGACCCAGCTGGCGGGCATCGACCTGTATGGATGTACCAAGATCACCAAGAGGGGACTGGAGAGGATCACACAGCTCCCCTGCCTTAAAGTGTTGAACCTGGGACTCTGGCAGAtgacagagagtgagaaagTGAGGTGA